A part of Microbacterium terregens genomic DNA contains:
- a CDS encoding ATP-dependent Clp protease ATP-binding subunit gives MNATQQPGQEDQQSPLEQFGINLTDRARQGKLDPVIGRDSEIRRVSQVLTRRTKNNPVLIGEPGVGKTAVVEGLAQRIVAGDVAESLKDKELVTLDISALVAGAMYRGQFEERLKSVLKEITESDGKIITFIDELHVLMGAGGGEGSVAASNMLKPMLARGELRMIGATTLNEYREFIEKDAALERRFQQVYVGEPSVEDTVAILRGLKERYEAHHKVAIADAALVAAASLSSRYIPSRQLPDKAIDLIDEAASRLRMEIDSAPLEIDELRRHVDRLKLEELALKKEKDAASKERLAKLRDDLKGEEERLGELQSRWERERASLNRVGDLKTRLDAARMESERAQREGNLEKASRLLYAEIPALERQLVEAEREEPAGDRMVNDQVTDEDIASVIAAWTGIPVGRLLQGETEKLVHLEAELGKRLIGQKEAVKAVSDAVRRSRAGISDPDRPTGSFLFLGPTGVGKTELAKSLADFLFDDEHAMVRIDMSEYGEKHSVSRLVGAPPGYIGYEQGGQLTEAVRRRPYSVVLLDEVEKAHPEVFDVLLQVMDDGRLTDGQGRTVDFKNVILILTSNLGSATLIDPTLTIAQKRDAVQGLVRQAFKPEFINRLDDIVIFQALTEDDLAQIVELSVDALQRRLRERRLTLAVTPDARAWLAERGYDPVFGARPLRRLIQSEIQDRLAMAILSGGVRDGDLVRVDVAADGSTLVLTSSGPAAASEPTADEDDVVEAILED, from the coding sequence ATGAACGCCACGCAGCAGCCCGGGCAGGAGGACCAGCAGAGCCCTCTCGAACAGTTCGGGATCAACCTCACCGACCGCGCCCGCCAGGGCAAGCTCGACCCCGTCATCGGACGCGACAGCGAGATCCGTCGCGTCAGTCAGGTCCTCACACGGCGCACCAAGAACAACCCGGTCCTCATCGGCGAGCCGGGCGTCGGCAAGACCGCCGTCGTCGAGGGCCTCGCCCAGCGGATCGTCGCCGGAGACGTCGCCGAGTCCCTCAAGGACAAGGAGCTGGTCACGCTCGACATCTCCGCGCTGGTGGCCGGTGCGATGTACCGGGGCCAGTTCGAGGAGCGTCTGAAGAGCGTGCTGAAGGAGATCACCGAGTCCGACGGCAAGATCATCACGTTCATCGACGAGCTGCACGTGCTGATGGGCGCCGGTGGCGGGGAAGGGTCGGTCGCGGCATCCAACATGCTCAAGCCGATGCTCGCCCGCGGCGAGCTGCGCATGATCGGGGCCACCACGCTCAACGAGTACCGCGAGTTCATCGAGAAGGATGCCGCGCTCGAACGGCGCTTCCAACAGGTGTACGTGGGGGAGCCCTCGGTCGAGGACACCGTCGCGATCCTGCGCGGGCTGAAGGAGCGGTACGAGGCGCACCACAAGGTCGCCATCGCCGACGCGGCACTGGTGGCGGCGGCATCTCTGAGCAGTCGCTACATTCCTTCGCGGCAGCTGCCGGACAAGGCCATCGACCTCATCGACGAGGCGGCGTCGCGGCTGCGGATGGAGATCGACTCCGCGCCTCTGGAGATCGACGAGCTGCGACGCCACGTGGACCGGCTCAAGCTCGAAGAGCTCGCGTTGAAGAAGGAGAAGGACGCGGCATCCAAGGAGCGTCTTGCCAAGCTGCGTGACGATCTGAAGGGCGAGGAGGAGCGGCTCGGCGAACTGCAGTCCCGCTGGGAGCGCGAACGAGCGTCGCTCAACCGCGTCGGCGACCTCAAGACGAGGCTCGACGCCGCCCGGATGGAGTCCGAACGCGCACAGCGCGAAGGGAACCTCGAGAAGGCGTCGCGCCTGCTGTACGCGGAGATCCCGGCGCTCGAGCGCCAGCTCGTCGAGGCCGAGCGCGAGGAGCCCGCGGGCGACCGCATGGTCAACGACCAGGTCACCGACGAGGACATCGCCTCCGTGATCGCCGCGTGGACCGGCATCCCGGTGGGCCGTCTTCTGCAGGGCGAGACCGAGAAGCTGGTGCACCTCGAAGCCGAACTCGGCAAGCGACTGATCGGGCAGAAGGAGGCCGTCAAGGCGGTCTCGGATGCCGTGCGGCGTTCACGCGCCGGCATCAGCGATCCCGACCGGCCGACCGGCTCCTTCCTGTTCCTCGGACCCACCGGTGTCGGAAAGACGGAGCTCGCGAAGTCGCTGGCGGACTTCCTCTTCGACGACGAGCACGCCATGGTCCGCATCGACATGTCCGAGTACGGCGAGAAGCACTCGGTCTCGCGGCTGGTCGGTGCTCCTCCGGGATACATCGGCTACGAGCAGGGCGGCCAGCTCACCGAGGCCGTGCGACGTCGCCCCTACAGCGTCGTGCTGCTCGACGAGGTCGAGAAGGCGCACCCCGAGGTGTTCGATGTGCTGCTGCAGGTGATGGATGACGGTCGCCTGACCGACGGTCAGGGCCGCACCGTGGACTTCAAGAACGTCATCCTGATACTCACCTCGAACCTCGGTTCGGCGACTCTGATCGACCCGACGCTGACGATCGCGCAGAAGCGCGATGCCGTGCAGGGGCTGGTCCGCCAGGCGTTCAAGCCCGAGTTCATCAACCGGCTGGATGACATCGTGATCTTCCAGGCCCTGACCGAGGACGATCTGGCGCAGATCGTCGAGCTCAGCGTGGACGCGCTGCAGCGCCGGCTGCGCGAGCGGCGGCTCACCCTGGCGGTCACCCCGGACGCGCGCGCGTGGCTCGCCGAGCGCGGCTACGACCCGGTGTTCGGCGCCCGCCCGCTCCGCCGGCTCATCCAGTCCGAGATCCAGGACCGCCTCGCGATGGCGATCCTCTCGGGCGGCGTGCGCGACGGGGACCTGGTGCGAGTGGATGTCGCGGCCGACGGGTCGACACTGGTGCTCACCAGCAGCGGCCCGGCCGCGGCATCCGAGCCCACGGCGGACGAGGACGACGTGGTCGAGGCGATCCTCGAGGACTGA